The following coding sequences lie in one Meles meles chromosome X, mMelMel3.1 paternal haplotype, whole genome shotgun sequence genomic window:
- the GDI1 gene encoding rab GDP dissociation inhibitor alpha — MDEEYDVIVLGTGLTECILSGIMSVNGKKVLHMDRNPYYGGESSSITPLEELYKRFQLLDGPPEAMGRGRDWNVDLIPKFLMANGQLVKMLLYTEVTRYLDFKVVEGSFVYKGGKIYKVPSTETEALASNLMGMFEKRRFRKFLVFVANFDENDPKTFEGVDPQSTSMRDVYRKFDLGQDVVDFTGHALALYRTDDYLDQPCLETINRIKLYSESLARYGKSPYLYPLYGLGELPQGFARLSAIYGGTYMLNKPVDDIIMENGKVVGVKSEGEVARCKQLICDPSYVPDRVRKAGQVIRIICILSHPIKNTNDANSCQIIIPQNQVNRKSDIYVCMISYAHNVAAQGKYVAIASTTVETADPEKEVEPALELLEPIDQKFVAISDLYEPIDDGSESQVFCSCSYDATTHFETTCNDIKDIYKRMAGSAFDFENMKRKQNDVFGEADQ; from the exons ATGGACGAGGAATACGATGTGATCGTGCTGGGGACCGGCCTCACC GAATGCATCCTGTCGGGCATCATGTCTGTGAACGGCAAGAAAGTGCTGCACATGGACCGGAACCCCTACTATGGGGGGGAGAGCTCCTCCATCACCCCGCTGGAGGAG CTGTATAAGCGTTTTCAGTTGCTGGATGGGCCCCCTGAGGCGATGGGCAGAGGCCGAGACTGGAACGTTGACCTGATCCCCAAGTTCCTCATGGCCAATG GGCAGCTGGTGAAGATGCTGCTGTATACAGAGGTGACGCGCTACCTGGACTTCAAGGTGGTGGAGGGCAGCTTTGTCTACAAGGGGGGAAAGATCTATAAAGTGCCATCCACTGAGACCGAAGCCTTGGCTTCCA ATCTGATGGGCATGTTTGAGAAGCGGCGCTTCCGCAAGTTCCTGGTGTTTGTGGCAAACTTTGATGAAAATGACCCCAAGACCTTCGAGGGTGTTGACCCCCAGAGCACCAGCATGCGTGACGTCTACCGGAAGTTTGACTTGGGCCAGGATGTCGTCGACTTCACTGGCCATGCCTTGGCCCTCTACCGCACTGATGA ctacCTGGACCAGCCCTGTCTCGAGACCATCAACCGCATCAAGTTGTACAGTGAGTCTCTGGCTCGATATGGAAAGAGTCCTTATTTGTACCCACTCTACGGCCTTGGCGAGCTGCCCCAGGGCTTCGCAAG GTTGAGCGCCATCTACGGAGGGACGTACATGCTGAACAAACCAGTGGACGACATCATCATGGAGAACGGGAAGGTGGTGGGTGTGAAGTCGGAGGGGGAG GTGGCCCGCTGCAAGCAGCTGATCTGCGACCCCAGCTACGTTCCGGACCGAGTGCGGAAGGCCGGCCAGGTCATCCGCATCATCTGCATCCTTAGCCACCCCATCAAGAACACCAATGACGCCAATTCCTGCCAGATCATCATCCCCCAGAACCAAGTGAACAGGAAGTCAG ACATCTACGTGTGCATGATCTCGTACGCGCACAACGTGGCCGCGCAGGGCAAGTACGTCGCCATCGCCAGCACCACGGTGGAGACCGCGGACCCGGAAAAGGAGGTTGAGCCCGCCCTGGAGCTGCTGGAGCCCATTGACCAGAA GTTTGTGGCCATCAGTGACTTGTACGAGCCCATCGACGATGGCTCCGAGAGCCAG GTGTTCTGTTCCTGCTCCTATGACGCCACCACACACTTTGAGACGACTTGCAATGACATCAAAGACATCTACAAGCGCATGGCAGGCTCTGCTTTTGACTTTGAGAACATGAAGCGCAAACAGAATGACGTCTTTGGAGAAGCTGACCAGTGA
- the ATP6AP1 gene encoding V-type proton ATPase subunit S1, which produces MAATAAVRAQAGTRQAPALWQMRWLPLLLMAVAAAEQQVPLVLWSSDRDLWGPAANTHEGHITSDSQLSTYLDPALELGPRNVLLFLQDKLSIEDFTAYGGVFGNKQDSAFSNLQNALDLAPSSLVLPAVDWYAASTLSTYLQEKLGASPLHVDLATLRELKLNASLPALLLIRLPYTSSSGLMAPREVLTGNDEVIGQVLSTLKSEDVPYTAALTAVRPSRVARDVTMVAGGLGRQLLQKQSATPGVHPPVSYNDTAPRILFWARNFSVAYKDRWQDLTSLTFGVQELNLTGSFWNDSYARLSLTYEQLFGTTVTFRFILANRFYPVSARHWFTMEHLEIHSNGSVAYFNASRVTGPSVYSFHCEYVSSLSKNGHLLVARLQPSLWQLTLQDFQIQAFNVTGEQFSYASDCAGFFSPGIWMGLLTSLFMLFIFTYGLHMILSLKTMDRFDDHKGPTISLTQIV; this is translated from the exons ATGGCGGCGACGGCAGCGGTTCGGGCGCAGGCGGGGACGCGGCAGGCCCCAGCGCTCTGGCAAATGCGGTGGCTGCCACTGTTGCTGatggcggtggcggcggcggagCAGCAGGTGCCGCTGGTGCTGTGGTCGAGTGACCG GGACTTGTGGGGTCCTGCGGCCAACACCCACGAGGGCCACATCACCAGCGACTCGCAGCTCTCTACCTACTTAGACCCCGCCCTGGAGCTGGGCCCTCGGAATGTGCTGCTGTTCCTGCAGGACAAG CTGAGCATTGAGGACTTCACAGCCTACGGTGGCGTGTTTGGAAACAAGCAAGACAGCGCCTTTTCTAACCTGCAG AATGCCCTGGACCTGGCCCCTTCCTCTCTGGTGCTTCCTGCTGTTGACTGGTACGCAGCCAGCACTCTGAGCACGTACCTGCAGGAGAAGCTCGGGGCCAGCCCGCTGCACGTGGACCTGGCCACCCTGCGGGAGCTGAAGCTCAACGCCAGCCTCCCAGCCTTGCTGCTGATCCGCCTGCCCTACACATCCAG CTCAGGTCTGATGGCGCCGAGGGAAGTTCTCACGGGCAATG ATGAGGTCATCGGACAGGTGCTGAGCACGCTCAAGTCTGAAGACGTCCCGTACACAGCGGCCCTCACGGCGGTGCGCCCTTCCAGG GTGGCCCGTGATGTCACCATGGTGGCCGGGGGACTAGGTCGCCAGCTGCTGCAAAAGCAGTCGGCGACCCCTGGCGTCCACCCCCCCGTGAGTTACAATGACACTGCGCCCCGGATCCTGTTCTGGGCCCGGAACTTCTCGGTGGCGTACAAGGACCGCTGGCAGGACCTGACCTCCCTCACCTTTGGTGTCCAGGAGCTCAACCTGACGGGCTCCTTCTGGAATGACTCCTATGCCAG GCTATCGCTGACCTATGAACAACTCTTTGGTACCACAGTGACGTTCAG GTTCATTCTGGCCAACCGCTTCTACCCGGTGTCTGCCCGGCACTGGTTTACCATGGAGCACCTGGAAATCCACAGCAACGGCTCAGTGGCCTACTTCAATGCCTCCCGGGTCACGGGGCCCAGTGTCTACTCCTTTCACTGCGAGTATGTCAGCAGCCTCAGCAAGAACGGCCATCTCCTCGTGGCCCGCTTGCAGCCGTCTCTCTGGCAGCTGACTCTTCAGGACTTCCAG ATCCAAGCGTTCAACGTGACCGGCGAGCAGTTCTCCTACGCCAGCGACTGCGCGGGCTTCTTCTCCCCGGGCATCTGGATGGGGCTGCTCacctccctgttcatgctcttcATCTTCACCTACGGCTTGCACATGATCCTTAGTCTCAAGACCATGGACCGCTTCGACGACCACAAGGGTCCCACCATCTCTTTGACCCAGATTGTGTGA